Below is a window of Uloborus diversus isolate 005 chromosome 3, Udiv.v.3.1, whole genome shotgun sequence DNA.
acacgtatttacatccaaatacgcgaaAACACAGTGCGAAGGCACAATCACAGTGCTAACGGCTCagtcagtttaaaaaaacaaaactaaaactttatcacgagcggaggctatttataaatccttgagaagtttcgacaaaatttgaaatgcttctcgtattttctttttattgcattcacaaatgttatccggggaccatatacttcagtcgaatgttactgggttgtatgtacattagaagaaactatttacaggttacgttactaagataattttggatgaaaaataatggaataaacgccaaatttagctagattacaacaaattaatcataagaataattactatttacagaatttgtaacagtagtAATAAAATCGAAAGTGTGGATACGGTTCCAAATTATTTACACGTTGTGTGAGTAttatataaataataacaataaggatttttttttttaaatggtactCACGTTTTAATTCTTTGTTGTAAAACAGGAACTAATTTTGTATGATTAAATGATATGATCCTTATTATTAGCATTTTGAAAGTTGATTGAGACCATGAGACCTACTGGGTATTTGGTACAGTATTCGTTTTTAGTAGTATTAAGTTTACTATTTGAAACTGCGCCTAAACCTGTTTTAGCGTCATTAGAAACATCTTTCTCATCATTATTGAATGAAAGAGtagataatgaaacaatttaCGGATAGATAAATAAACGAACTTATTAATatgtgaataaaataaatgaatgaagaagaaaataagtgaacgaatgaataaatgaattgttGAAAGAAGGAATGTAAATTACTCAATTAATAAACTAATACTTAAATGGTTCAGTAAacgattgaataagtaaatgaattgaactatttcactttgcccaacgtgcacttgactaattttacaaaacttataaaataaaaataaacaaaatactaaaaaaagaaTACTGCACCAAATACTAGTAGGTCTCAATCAACTTTCAAAATGCTAAGAATCATATCATTAATAATAGCAAAATTAGTTCCTggtcaacaaaatattaaaacatgaataccatttcaaaaaaaaaagtccttatttttattatttataaaataatcaaCGTGTACATAATTTCGGACCGTATAATTTGGGACCGCTTTCGATTTCATTAATACTAATTGTAAACTGCTTGACCATTTTACTTAATATCaagcagggttcgttgatttaaatcagcttgatctTTAAActatgattaaaatcatgatttaaattaagtgatttaaaaagaaagtcattaatttgaatcaagtgatttgtttaacaaaatcattgatgaaaatcagttgattttatttttataaattgaatttgattttttagaatgtgttgctctaaatttaactacactgcatcatacaatcttaacttcaactggcttaactacatagatccctctttctatgtgtgtaacagattttcagactTCTGCAATAATGATTTAATTCCAAAATTACAGtccagaaataataataataagaataataataataatttgcattttttcttagataccatgactaatatatttaagaaaagtaattattaaacatattattttacactaaaatgtACATGATGAAGGAAACTTAATcattaagcaaagcataaaacaacatcacatcttatctaaacattataaagtatttataaatattaagaatttttcgaGTATTTAGAGAACTGATCGTAGTTTTCAGAGTAAGCTGAATGGGtcattagttcagattgctttGTTATAAAGTTTTAACAGTTGTCTTATTCACCCCAATCGAatctatttcagaacttttgtctACTccaagctgataaacatagaaagctgccaaattttaagagattttcttctaaaaagtatgaaaaatataattttaggaaATGGTGGTACCACTTTCCTAGAAGTATAGTTGAAGGATTAGCTGGCGGgaaagaggtgggggggggggcagcagagCAGCTACAGTTGAAACCTAGTGGTTGATGATAATCAAAATTTGTACTCTAGCATTTTCTATTGTTATTGTAAAACCTCTATCATCATGcgtgataattttctttttatcaaaacagaaaattttgattGAAGACTCAGAAAAAAGGGGAGAAGGGGCAGGGGAAAACATTGtagataaataaatcaattactatgtgcaatgcaaaaaaaaaaaaaaaaaaacaactaaactgTTTTTATACAGaattttcctatttttcctatttttagctAGTGTGTTCATCACAATTAATTCGTTGTAaactaacttgaaaaaaaaaagtttcaaaaatgtttgttcattaatttcaattaactgacatttttcaacacccttttcattttgtaaagatatgattatcaacaaactagtttaataacttaTAGTCTACtgtatttaattgtttttcaccAGGCATTAAGTCCTGTgaatgctaattgtaaaaagtaaatgaataagaagaaaatatttcccttaatccttttttattcatttcgaaaatatttttcatccaaGTTGAATGAACACTTTCCTCAGTTGAGGTTACTTTAACTTTTACGTCCAGgaggattaattttacatcctccaaatgtaacaaatataCCAATTAAcaagtttgttatttatttcGTCCAGTTTTTAACTACTCCTTACATGAATCGTAGCTCTCACATATAAtaagtctatttcatgtgaatgcgCCATGTATTTATTCCGAACAACACAAGTGGAAAAAACGTTCAATATTGCTACCTTATTCTTgtctctttgaataattttatttttccaacaactatatgcaatttgaattttatcatatttatgtatcactgaatttgaaaatttatttattcatccatttacAACAAGTGTAACCAACTGTTATACACTCTTCTTCTCTTTCTTTATAAGATTGCGCTATCTAATGTAAATAATcatgtatgtaaatgaaaaagtctatttttcattttttcccaccGTAATCAACAAATTTAACCTacgtaatttttcaaatatttatatttctgctaattataaacaataaatgaatacgaaaaaaaaagcaaaccttCGTTAAGAGGGCTATCTAtctactagatggcagcatgaacgataagaaaatcaagCAGAAATGCGAAcctattgcactatttcacccggACACCTTCGATCCCTAACCGATTCGTGACTACGTTTATTTATAGATTGTGAGGTAAATTGCTCTTAGCTTTAAATCTTATTGTATAAATCAAGAAATGACGCATTTCAAGGGTAATGCCTTTGATCTCTCGTGTCTGgtgaaaaaactttcttttctgtGGACGTcttaatattcttattttctcCTCATGCCgttcaaaaaaagtaagaaaCCTTCTGGGAAAGTGTTCCCCGTCCGTGTCACGACTATGGATGCCGAATTGGAGTTTGATCTCGATTTAAAAGCCAGCGGAAGAGATCTTTTCGATTTAGTTAGTCGGACTATTGGTCTTCGTGAGGTTTGGTATTTTGGACTACAGTACGTCGACTCGGAGGGCTTCGTAGCATGGTTGAAGTTGGATAGAAAAGTTCGTGATCAggatattcttaaaaaaatgccAGTTCCTTTCTTATTTCTAGCAAAATTCTATCCCGAAGACATGGCTGAAGAGTTAGTTCAAGAAATAACACAACATCTTTTTTTCCTGCAAGTTAAGCAAGCTGTACTTAACATGGACATTTACTGCCCTCCCGAAGCCTCTGTCTTGTTAGCTTCTTATGCTGTACAGGCTAAGTACGGAGATTATGATGAAGCTACTTACAAACCTGGCATGTTAGCCAATGAAGATCTTTTACCTCAAAGAGTTGTTGACCAATATCAAATGACACTAGAAATGTGGGAAGAGAGAATCAAAATTTGGTATGCAGATCATCGAGGCATGACACGTGATGAAGCAGAAATGGAATATTTGAAAATAGCCCAAGACTTGGACATGTATGGTGTGAACTATTTTTCAATCTGTAACAAGAAAGAGAGCGAGTTATGGCTTGGGGTCACTGCTCTTGGTCTCAACATTTATGAGAGGAGTAATAAGCTATCCCCAAAGATAACCTTTCCCTGGAGTGAAATTAGGAATATAtcttttgataataaaaaatttactatAAAACTTGTAGATAGAAGTACTCCGTCCTTTCAGTTTTACTCTTCAAAAATTCGAATGAACAAATTAATATTGGATCTGTGTATTGGAAATCATGATCTCTTTATGCGACGTCGTAAACCAGACTCTATGGAAATTCAACAAATGAAAGCACAAGCAAAAGATGAAAAAGTGCGCCGACAAATTGAACGCAATAAGCTTGCAAGAGAAAAGCAGTTGAGAGAAGAAATTGAAAGAGAGAAAGCAGAACTTCAGCAACGAATGGCACAGTACCAAGAAGAAGCTAGAGTTGCTTTAGAAGCTTTACGTCGGTCCGAAGAAACGGCTGAACTTTTAGCAGAAAAAGCTAGGATAGCTGAAGAAGAAGCGATGCTGCTTACACAAAAAGCGTCAGATGCTGAAGCTGAGATTCAAAGAGTCAGAATTAGTGCCATAAAAActgaggaagaaaagaaattaatggAGAGAAAAGCTTATGAGGCTGAACTGCTTGCAAACAGGATGATACAGGAATCTGAGCGTAGAGCGAAGGAAGCGGAAAGATTAAAAGAAGAACTTTTAAGAGCTCAAATGTCGGAAAAAGATGCTAAAGAAAAGCTACACGAAATATTTAAGAACAATTATTCTAAACCGTACTTAACAAATATGTCTATAGATGTTTTAAATGTTGTGCCAAGGCAGTATACTGAACAAGATTCAGAACATTTTAATTCACGTAGTTCTGTAACATATGATCTAATTGCAGATCAAGAAATGGAAAAGTTGACTCTTGAAATGGAGAAAGAAAGAGTGGAATATTTAGAAAAAAGCAAACATTTGCACgaacaattattagaattaaaaacagaaattgaagttttaaaagttgaagATAATGTAACATCTCTCGATCAAATATATGAAGATAATGCTGGTCGAGGTGAAAACAAATACTCCACTCTCAGACGAACAAAATCAGGTTCCACAAAAACTCGCGTAGCTTTTTTCGAAGAATTATAGAAAAATTATGTGAatctgaattgatttttttttaaaaaaaaaaacattgttatttaAATTCAGAGTGTGTTTTAGTGAGTTGGGCTAAAAAGCTATTCTAATCATTCATACTCTGAATTTAATGacatattttaaatcatatttttaaaaatgatttttgaaaacaaGGTGGACTAAAATAACTTGAATCTCACAGTGTTTATGTTAAAGATTGAGTGTCCTTGTGGTGCCTGACTTtgaaaatgccaaaaattttGTACAGAAAGATAAACTTTcctatattattattatctttccttgtgtaaatatatttattacttttattcttACAAATAATCTATCTGGAGAAAATTTATTACAGAAgcttaatatatatttataatgtatgaagatatttattaaattagtAGTAAGGTATATCTTGTTGAATTCAATAATACATTGTTTGTTTAGGGAAGAGTAgaatgtcttgattttttttttcttccaggaaATGTAAGGTAAATATCTATCTATGCTTAAAGAAATCTTAATCtgatacagttggctctctgcttTATGCTGCTTTACTTAATAGGTCTAgtagaaatttttgtttatagACAATATTTTGCAGTCCCAAACTCTCTACCACTGGAAATTACTGTAGGGTTGCTACAGGCTactttaatgcaatattttttccctttaaacgactgtttcaacttttttaagcaaaaaaatgctgaaaaacaaCCTTTTTTCTACAGAGCTACTTTTTTGGAGCCCCTCAC
It encodes the following:
- the LOC129218059 gene encoding merlin-like, with translation MPFKKSKKPSGKVFPVRVTTMDAELEFDLDLKASGRDLFDLVSRTIGLREVWYFGLQYVDSEGFVAWLKLDRKVRDQDILKKMPVPFLFLAKFYPEDMAEELVQEITQHLFFLQVKQAVLNMDIYCPPEASVLLASYAVQAKYGDYDEATYKPGMLANEDLLPQRVVDQYQMTLEMWEERIKIWYADHRGMTRDEAEMEYLKIAQDLDMYGVNYFSICNKKESELWLGVTALGLNIYERSNKLSPKITFPWSEIRNISFDNKKFTIKLVDRSTPSFQFYSSKIRMNKLILDLCIGNHDLFMRRRKPDSMEIQQMKAQAKDEKVRRQIERNKLAREKQLREEIEREKAELQQRMAQYQEEARVALEALRRSEETAELLAEKARIAEEEAMLLTQKASDAEAEIQRVRISAIKTEEEKKLMERKAYEAELLANRMIQESERRAKEAERLKEELLRAQMSEKDAKEKLHEIFKNNYSKPYLTNMSIDVLNVVPRQYTEQDSEHFNSRSSVTYDLIADQEMEKLTLEMEKERVEYLEKSKHLHEQLLELKTEIEVLKVEDNVTSLDQIYEDNAGRGENKYSTLRRTKSGSTKTRVAFFEEL